A window from Littorina saxatilis isolate snail1 linkage group LG9, US_GU_Lsax_2.0, whole genome shotgun sequence encodes these proteins:
- the LOC138977482 gene encoding E3 ubiquitin/ISG15 ligase TRIM25-like translates to MATAAPPVPEPDDMDCSVCHEQYVQPKLLPCGHLLCHHCLLSWLKSQDQALCPLCRCAIVDPKERGQKSWQDVADSFPTDLAMADLVGAHRLLKQSNNCICGEATATCLCLTCGDLFCESCRKIHLKMKVSKNHTVEDLTSLTADKVTGSQHAACAVHADKTTELFCPTHGESICHLCATSHHRSCPEVKDMEEKVKDARAVLAELAVTLTEGEARLDKAIQQLDAHLAETEKQTKKAVAEIEAVCARLEKSVQDCRHRLNELAHSACSDVKEAVTETKTCLLQRRGKLTTHKHVVQRVQDAKNRDTVSTMTPVMQTRVGNLDCSVILPSGAKVVSKVTVVIDAEAVTRIEKELSGLGQAKVMSADSDFGLVPVLFFHDNHGENIVLSNNKQTAEKRGSGGGIVVASQPMMTNMLYEVSH, encoded by the exons ATGGCGACCGCTGCCCCACCAGTGCCAGAACCCGATGACATGGACTGCAGCGTGTGTCACGAGCAGTACGTGCAGCCCAAGCTGCTGCCCTGCGGACACCTGCTGTGTCACCACTGTCTGCTGTCTTGGCTAAAGTCTCAAGACCAGGCGCTGTGTCCGCTGTGCCGCTGCGCCATCGTGGACCCCAAGGAGCGAGGCCAGAAGAGCTGGCAGGACGTCGCGGACAGTTTCCCCACAGACCTGGCCATGGCGGACCTGGTGGGGGCTCACCGTCTGCTCAAACAGTCGAACAACTGTATTTGCGGCGAGGCCACGGCCACGTGTTTGTGTCTGACGTGCGGGGACCTGTTCTGCGAGTCGTGCCGGAAAATACACTTGAAGATGAAAGTGTCCAAGAACCACACGGTGGAGGACCTGACCTCCCTGACGGCGGACAAAGTGACTGGAAGCCAGCACGCCGCCTGCGCCGTCCACGCGGACAAGACCACGGAGCTGTTCTGCCCGACACACGGCGAGAGCATCTGCCACCTGTGCGCCACGTCCCACCACAGGAGCTGCCCGGAGGTCAAGGACATGGAGGAGAAGGTCAAGGACGCGCGTGCCGTGCTGGCGGAGCTGGCGGTCACGCTGACCGAAGGGGAGGCCAGGCTGGACAAAGCCATCCAACAGCTGGACGCCCACCTGGCGGAGACGGAGAAGCAGACCAAGAAGGCCGTTGCCGAGATCGAAGCCGTGTGTGCGCGCCTGGAGAAGTCGGTCCAGGACTGTCGTCATCGCCTGAACGAGCTGGCCCACAGCGCGTGCTCTGACGTCAAGGAGGCGGTGACGGAGACCAAGACGTGTCTGCTACAGCGACGCGGGAAGCTGacgacacacaaacacgtggtACAGCGCGTGCAGGACGCCAAGAATCGCGACACTGTCAGCACCATGACGCCCGTGATGCAGACACGTGTTGGAAACCTCGACTGCAGCGTCATCTTGCCCTCGGGCGCCAAGGTTGTATCCAAGGTGACCGTCGTGATTGACGCAGAAGCCGTGACCCGTATTGAGAAAGAACTGTCGGGACTAGGTCAGGCCAAAGTCATGTCTGCTGATTCGGATTTTGGACTT GTGccagttttgtttttccatGACAACCACGGTGAGAACATCGTGCTGAGCAACAACAAGCAGACGGCAGAGAAAAGAGGGTCTGGCGGTGGTATCGTTGTTGCCTCTCAGCCTATGATGACGAACATGTTGTACGAGGTTAGTCATTGA